The Saccopteryx leptura isolate mSacLep1 chromosome 5, mSacLep1_pri_phased_curated, whole genome shotgun sequence nucleotide sequence TAATCGGTAATAAGACCTCTGTAGCATGGCTAGTTCTGACATGAAACCAAAATCAATAAGTCATGCCAAAAAATGGTCAGAAGAGATAGAAAATCTGTACAGATTTCAACAAGCAGGATATCGGGATGAAATTGAATATAAACAAGTGAAGCAAGTTTCTATGGTAAGCTTTATGTGTCTACAAACCTGAACCAAAATTAGTTTTGTTAGACAgtgaaaagtattaaaataaaacaaagaaccagAGAATAACTGGAGGGAAATTTCTCCAGCTCTCTCCTTTTATTGAAGCAGACTCAGGCCCTGAAGAGTGATTTTTAGGCAGACTGGGGTGTGTAATACTCTTTAAGAGATGAAGtattgtaaaatttaattttgtacttTAACTTTTTGCTCTCAGTTATACTTTCAACTATTTgagaataaaatgttatataaaataaaattggcatGACAATGTTTGTATTCTGGTTTTTGATGTGTAGGTAGATCGTTGGCCAGAGACAGGATACGTGAAGAAACTTCAGAGAAGGGACAATACTTTTTATTACTACAACAAACAGAGGGAATGTGAGGACAAAGAAGTCCACAAAGTGAAAATTTATGCTTACTAGGCCTCTGTTCTT carries:
- the MEIG1 gene encoding meiosis expressed gene 1 protein homolog, which translates into the protein MASSDMKPKSISHAKKWSEEIENLYRFQQAGYRDEIEYKQVKQVSMVDRWPETGYVKKLQRRDNTFYYYNKQRECEDKEVHKVKIYAY